In Rhodothermia bacterium, the sequence TACAGCAATGCAACAGGACTTTGGACGGTGGGCAATATCGCCCCCGGAACCTATACCCTCACGATTAATGTGACGGTGAACTAAGCCAGTTCTTTCAATAGCCTAAACCGCAAAAAGCCTCGTAGCCCTAAAAACTACGAGGCTTTTTTTTATGGTTGTAATTGGGTGGGTTATGGGTAAATCAACCAATTACCATCATATTTTACACGGCCACCAAGAATGCCAGAAGAAATTGATGGCCCCATCGGGTCAGGATCTTCCCATCTTCAATTCAGTTGTGTTCTCCGTCATGGCTAAAGAATTGGTACTCATATTGCCGCCCTAAAGGACTGAGTTAAAGTTTTGCTTAGCTTGATGTCTTCTCGCTTATGGGCGACGTTGCCACCACCATCGGCATTGGCTGTGACAAATCAGGACAAAGCTCCATCGGTGCGACTTTTTAATACAAATTCGTAAGGCACGTTGTCTTCAAGGCGTTCTACCCTTCAAACAGCGCCAAAAGGGCGGTTTCGTCTAATACGGGGATTTGAAGTTTGTTCGCTTTTTCCAGTTTTGAGCCTGCATTTTCGCCTGCCACCAGTGCGTCCGTTTTTTTACTCACGCTATCGGTCACTTTTCCGCCTGCTTGTTGAATACGTTGTGCGGCTTCGGTGCGACTCATGGTGGGCAAGGTTCCGGTAATGACAAAGGTTTTTCCAGAGAGGGGTAAGTCTGTTGTTTTGGGCAATGGGGCTTCATCTGGTAGCCGTTCTGTGCGTACACCAGCATTCTTAAGGGCTTCTATCAACAATTGATTCTGTTGTATTTGACCCCATGAGGCAATGCTTTCCGCGATTTTTGGCCCAATCCCTTCAATTTTTTGTAAGTCCTCGGAAGTGGCGGCAAGAAGTTCTCCTAACGTAGCAAAATATGGAACCAAAAGTTGGCCTGTAGTCTGCCCGACAAACCGAATCCCAAGCGCCCAGATGAGCCGCGCCAAGCGTCGGTTTTTCGAGGCTTCTATGCCATCCAATAGGTTTTGGGCTTTTTTATCCGCAAAAGCAGGCAGATCCAGTAAGTCTTCTTTTTTTAAGTGGTATAGATCGGGCAGAGACTTTACCAAGCCTTTTTCGACCAAAAGTGCCGCCATTTTACCTCCTAATCCCTCAATATCCATGGCTTCGCGGCTCGTAAAATGTTCTATGGCAGCCGTAAGTTGTTCCGGCGTATTGGTGAGGGTGGTATAATAATCCGCCTCGCCGGCAAAGCGTTGAACTGGAATTCCTGCTTTTTCACACGCTTGTTTAAAGTCCCAAGCGTGTTCTGTTCCTGCACGCGCCTCGGTGATGGCCTGTACCACTTGTGGGATCACATCTCCTGCACGTTTTACCAAAACCGTATCGCCGATTCGGATGTCGCGGCTGGTGATGTAGTCTTCGTTGTGTAATGTAGCCCGCGATACCACCACCCCCCCGATAGAGACAGGCGAGAGAATGGCTACTGGTTTTACGACGCCCGTTCGTCCAATACTTAATTCAATGTTTTCTAAGCGTGTGGTTACTTCAAGAGACGGGAACTTATACGCAACGGCCCACCGTGGTGCATTGGATACAAATCCGAGTGTTTGTTGATGGTCAAAACGGTTTATTTTAATCACCAAGCCATCAATTTCGTAGTCTAACGTTTCCCGATTCTCTGTCCAATACGAGATCAGTTTTGTAACCTCTGCAAGGTTCAAGCATTTTTTACGGTGTGGATTTATTGGAAATCCCCAGTCTTCTAATTGCTGCTCCATCTCGAAAAGTCCCCGTGGCAATTCGCCCGAAACAGGCCCAATGCCATAGCCAAAAAAACTAAGGGGGCGCTTGGCCGTCAGTTTAGAATCCAACTGTCGCAAACTTCCGGCAGCTCCATTTCTGGGGTTTGCTATTAAAGGTTTTTGTGCCTCTGCTAATCGTTTATTCAATTTTTGGAAATCGGACTTACGCATATAAACCTCGCCTCGCACCTCGATCTGCTCTGGAACTGGTGGTAAATTTGTCTTCTGTAAAGCGGGAATGTGCAGCGGGATATTGCGAATAGTTTTAATGTTTTCGGTCACATTTTCCCCTGTTTGTCCATCACCGCGCGTGGCTCCAGTCACCAAAAAGCCATTTTCGTACGTCAAAGCAATGGCCAATCCATCAATTTTAAGTTCTACAAGCAGTTCTGGCTGGGTTTCTCCAAAAGTGGGCAACAACCCTTTAACGCATCGGTCGTACCAAGCCCGCAAATCGCCTTCCGAGAACACATTACCGAGGCTCAGCAAGGCTTGTGGATGCTGGTGCTTCTGGAAGCCCTCTAAAACAGCGCCACCGACACGCTGTGTGGGCGAGTCTGGCGTTCTTAGCGCCGGAAATTGGTTTTCTATCGCCTGTAAAGCCCTGAACAAGCGGTCGTATTCGGCATCCGCAATAAGGGGTTTGTCTAAAACATAATATTGATGTCCGTGCGCCAGAAGTATCGGACGCAATTCCTGTGTAAGCCCTTTGGCTTCTTCGGAAGAAAGATGTTGTATCTCCAGTGTGGCCATGCGGCCTAAGAGTGCGGAAGTTTTTAAAGCCAAATTTTGCATAACACTTGTATAAAAGCATAACACTTGTATAAAAAAAGCGCAGAACAAGATGTCCTACGCTTGGTTTGTATTTGCCAAAGTCTTATTGACCAAGCAGTTTGGTAATGGCTTCTCGGTCGAGAGTCGCCACTTGGAGGGTGTCTGCTCCCGGTATTGCAAATGCCTTACCGTTCACCATGATGCGGGCATTTTTGAGACCGCCTTCCAACTTAAGGGATTGCCTCACATACACGGGCTGGTTTTTAAACTTCACGGCCAATGTGTCCCCCAATTCAACCCAAACGGGGAAGCGCGGCTTGGTATCCGGTGTTAACTTCATACCAGAAATGGGCTTATCTACCGAGACAATAGAGACCATAAAGCTATCGGGAAGTGCGGATTTGGAAGCAGGCTTGGGCTTGGTCGTGTCTGTTGTAGCGGCGCCTGTATTCGTCGTAGTTTGGTCTGTGGTAACGGATTCGTTCGTAGGTAGCAAACTTCCACCATCTGCGGCTTTCCATTCGCTATAAATAAACCACACAAAAACAGTTAAGACAGCAACGACGGCAAGGGGAACCAACACTTTAAACCAGTTGATACCATCAGAGTCCGATTCCAAACTCCGAATTGGCGGTGAAGGAGGGCGGATGCCACGGGTGTCGTCAAAAACAATGGGTTGCGCTTTGGGAGCGGCTTTGGAGGTGGTGTCAGGGTCTTTTACGGGTGGAGGAGAAAAGGTTAATTTGATCGGTTCTTTTGGAGCCTCTGTCTCCGTTAAGGGTACACTTTCCGAGGATGAGTCCGTTTTCGTAGCGGGTGGTGTTGGTGGGATTTCTGCTTCAACCAATGTCTTTGGAGGTGCGACTACCTTGGGTTCGACTTGCGCCAATGAGGTTTCGGTAGGTGCTGTGATATTGGGTGCATTTTCCTGACGGGTTTTTGGGGTTTTTCGCGTTTTTTGCGCTACCGTCTTTTCTGTTGTAGGCTGTTCTTTGGAAACTTCTGGTTTTGGAGCCGCCTCAATAAGGGTTTTGACGTTCTCGGCAGGTGCTACTGGTTTGTTTTGGGGTTTGGCACCACTGCTTGTAGCAGAACGCACCACCACAGATTCTGGATTGATAAAGCCCTTTAATGCGCCGGAGTATTGCCCTTGGAGCATTTCATCTAAACTGGCGGCGGCCACCTCTTTTGGCACATTGAGTGCGTCGGCCAAGGTTCGGACAAAAGCCTTCAGGTAAACGGTGTTAAACCGTGGATGACCAAGAAGCGCACTCCGTTCAAATTCCTCAAGGATGTCAGCCGTCACCAAGGTGATCCGGCTTAAGTCTGCAATGGAGACGTTTCTGGATTCCCGAATTCGCCGAAAGTCATCGGCAAATGCATTTCGGGTGCTGTTTTCCGGCTGATCCATATTTAACAAGGTGGGGTCTTGATTGATTAAAAGGTGGGATGCACGTTTAGCGTCAATATAAAATAAAAAAACCTCGACATAAAATAAAAAAAGCCCGACCCCAAAAACAGGATCGAGACTTTTTATCGGGTCGGGAAGACAGGATTTGAACCTGCGGCCCCCAGCACCCCATGCTGGTGCGCTACCGGACTGCGCCACTTCCCGTTCTAAAGATTTGTAAAATACGGCAGCAAGGCACACGGCGCAAGACAAGGATGTTGCTTTGACGTTGATTTCATGTGCGGAGCCGTTATGCGGTCAATGAAGGTTTCCCCAAACACGGATGGATTCTTCGACATCACGCACCATACCTTCCGTACCTATGTAAATTGGGGTTCTTTGGTGTAAGGTTTGGGGTTTGATTTCTAAAATGCGGCGGTGTCCGTCGGTAGCACGTCCTCCGGCTTGTTCAATTAAGAATGCCATCGGATTGGCCTCGTACATGAGCCTGAGTTTACCGGATGGGCTACGGGTATCCGCTGGATAGATATAGACGCCCCCTTTTATCAGATTTCGGTGAAAATCTGCTACGAACGATCCAATATAACGAGAGGTGTAAGGACGTGTACCGTCTGGGGCTTCTTCTTGTACCCATTTGATGTACTTTTTGAGGCCAAGGGGCCATGAGTGATAGTTGCCTTCATTAATCGAATAGATTTTGCCGAGGTCTGGGACGCGCATGTTGGGATGGGACAGGATAAACTCGCCAATAGAGGGGTCTAACGTAAAACCGTTTACACCACTTCCGGTAGTATAGACCAACATCACGGAAGAGCCATAGAGGATGTATCCAGCGGCGATCTGGTTGACGCCGGGCTGAAGGGCGTGCTCCAATTCAGGGTGTTCAACCCCATCAGGAAGTCGGAAAATGCTAAAAATCGTTCCGATGGAGACATTTACATCAATATTCGCAGAGCCGTCTAAGGGATCCATTAGGACGATATATCGGCCTGCTTTCTCTCCATTTGAGGGGCGGATGGGAATGGCTTCGGCATGTTCTTCCGACCCTATCATGCAGCATTCCCCGCCTCGTTCTAAGGCTTTAACAAATTCCTCGTGTGCAAGGCGGTCTAATTTCTGCTGAATTTCGCCTTGAACGTTG encodes:
- the ligA gene encoding NAD-dependent DNA ligase LigA, translated to MATLEIQHLSSEEAKGLTQELRPILLAHGHQYYVLDKPLIADAEYDRLFRALQAIENQFPALRTPDSPTQRVGGAVLEGFQKHQHPQALLSLGNVFSEGDLRAWYDRCVKGLLPTFGETQPELLVELKIDGLAIALTYENGFLVTGATRGDGQTGENVTENIKTIRNIPLHIPALQKTNLPPVPEQIEVRGEVYMRKSDFQKLNKRLAEAQKPLIANPRNGAAGSLRQLDSKLTAKRPLSFFGYGIGPVSGELPRGLFEMEQQLEDWGFPINPHRKKCLNLAEVTKLISYWTENRETLDYEIDGLVIKINRFDHQQTLGFVSNAPRWAVAYKFPSLEVTTRLENIELSIGRTGVVKPVAILSPVSIGGVVVSRATLHNEDYITSRDIRIGDTVLVKRAGDVIPQVVQAITEARAGTEHAWDFKQACEKAGIPVQRFAGEADYYTTLTNTPEQLTAAIEHFTSREAMDIEGLGGKMAALLVEKGLVKSLPDLYHLKKEDLLDLPAFADKKAQNLLDGIEASKNRRLARLIWALGIRFVGQTTGQLLVPYFATLGELLAATSEDLQKIEGIGPKIAESIASWGQIQQNQLLIEALKNAGVRTERLPDEAPLPKTTDLPLSGKTFVITGTLPTMSRTEAAQRIQQAGGKVTDSVSKKTDALVAGENAGSKLEKANKLQIPVLDETALLALFEG
- a CDS encoding helix-turn-helix domain-containing protein; translation: MDQPENSTRNAFADDFRRIRESRNVSIADLSRITLVTADILEEFERSALLGHPRFNTVYLKAFVRTLADALNVPKEVAAASLDEMLQGQYSGALKGFINPESVVVRSATSSGAKPQNKPVAPAENVKTLIEAAPKPEVSKEQPTTEKTVAQKTRKTPKTRQENAPNITAPTETSLAQVEPKVVAPPKTLVEAEIPPTPPATKTDSSSESVPLTETEAPKEPIKLTFSPPPVKDPDTTSKAAPKAQPIVFDDTRGIRPPSPPIRSLESDSDGINWFKVLVPLAVVAVLTVFVWFIYSEWKAADGGSLLPTNESVTTDQTTTNTGAATTDTTKPKPASKSALPDSFMVSIVSVDKPISGMKLTPDTKPRFPVWVELGDTLAVKFKNQPVYVRQSLKLEGGLKNARIMVNGKAFAIPGADTLQVATLDREAITKLLGQ
- the fbp gene encoding class 1 fructose-bisphosphatase codes for the protein MSTNRLLTLEQFIVDRQDAVRGSTGAFSRLIRDISIAAKVVQRDVRRAGLVDILGSSGETNVQGEIQQKLDRLAHEEFVKALERGGECCMIGSEEHAEAIPIRPSNGEKAGRYIVLMDPLDGSANIDVNVSIGTIFSIFRLPDGVEHPELEHALQPGVNQIAAGYILYGSSVMLVYTTGSGVNGFTLDPSIGEFILSHPNMRVPDLGKIYSINEGNYHSWPLGLKKYIKWVQEEAPDGTRPYTSRYIGSFVADFHRNLIKGGVYIYPADTRSPSGKLRLMYEANPMAFLIEQAGGRATDGHRRILEIKPQTLHQRTPIYIGTEGMVRDVEESIRVWGNLH